TTATCATTACAGAATTATTGTTTTCCATTTGCTCTAGCAGGATCACCATGATTATCTTTTGTTTTTGCAGAGAGAAAGCTCTGACAATGTGGAGGCCTCAATTGTCCTCTCAGGTCTGTTTTGTTTCCCTataatgcagtgtttctcaaatgggggtacaacATGgcgctacagggggtactagagagagagaggaaagttATACTATAGTAACACCatagaaatcaatctatttTGGAGCCacaaaatctgtgtttttcaacattCATTCAACATGGAATCAGGTTCCCATGTGGTGTCGCCTgtaaatttcagaaaaatttgaattgatttttgaaattttgtaattatcattctttttttttttcttcttttttcttaaattaaagCAACAcccaatcttaaacaactgtatttctatactttcactttgtgaatctagttaaactaaaatgcagtaaacaaataaataaataaataaataaataaataaatatatcagctcaaacatgatcaaaaactaattgtaaaaaaaaaaattcttttgggccgccagaaattcttgatatcaaaatggggtcattaTCCAAAAATgaatgggaaccactgcactaaatactgtttctttccacttatttgtaaattgagattctttaaactgtgttatcactcgttaattccatcattatgctctatagttgtttttaaatagttttcttagCTAAATATTGTAGTcggagaaagggggtacttggaatcagaaataagagaaagggggtacttgagtcaaaaaaagtttgagaaccactggtataatgTATaagaaatttaatttttaacacTTTGTTTCCACAGGTGTCCTTGACTTTCTACAGAAGCCAGTGGTGGCTTTTGTCCGGCTCAGGGACTCAGTGGTGATGGAGTCTACTCTTGAATCTCCTATTCCTGTTCGCTTCGTCTTCGTGCTTGTGGGCCCCAGTCAGGCTGGGATCGACTACAGTGAAAGTGGCCGTGCCATGGGCGCTCTGATGGCCGACTGGGTAAGAGAGAagaccaaacaaaaacaacttagAGTCTCACAAGTTATCCATCCGATGAATCCAATAATGGATTCTTATTTCTCTTCTGAAACAGGTATTCTGTCTGGAAGCGTTCTTGGCCCAGACGGACAAAGAGCTGACCAATGCCATTGCAGACTTCATGGACTGCAGCATCGTGATCCCTCCCACTGAGATCCAAGACATGGCCATGCTGGAGCCAATCATTGGCTTCCAGAAGAAGATGCTGTGTGACAGACTTCGTCCTGCCGACAGCCGCTTGGCCTATGGAGACAGAGTGAAAGGTGATCACGTCACAATACAGCACAATGAAGTAATAGAGTAAATATCTGTGAAGTGGCGTGAGTCGACAGTTAATTTTAAATTAGTTTCTTGATTAGTTTTAAGCCAGCGCCCAATCAACAGAACATGCAGTAGGTGATGAATGCAGTCTGTCACTAAATTGCTTGTtgatgcaatatttttttagggGAACTAAATCAAGGTTAGTGCTTTTTGAGTTCAACTCAGTTGGAAAAAACTACAAAGGTTCTTTTGCtgtgttcacaccggatgcgtcacgaaatgttcgtatgtccagattacatacaaagtcaatgaatagatgcgtcccagatgcaaaaatTTTCCTGTGTGGCGgtttgtagttttcatctttaaaagtcaacactgagctaggatagcattagccgctaatcacaccggcttttttcagtggtggtttatgtttatgagaggagaaaaaggagtgcagctcctcacttcagcaggcagtgaaactcacagacttggatgtgtcgctggtgggcggggcttcgcttcagatgTGCGTATGAAGCGaattggggacattttttaatcctacggaccctgcggtacgtttcgtgcggcagatgcgtccggtgctgCAAAAGACGcatctggtgtgaacgcagcacgCAGCATAAGTCATTTAGTCAGGAAGTCAGTATGGAAACCCCCTGGATAAGTCTAAATCTCTCCAATAGATAGACAGGACCTCCTGCCTGAATATagattattcattattttatcattaaGTTGGTGAATttacataattacacaaaagtaGACAGCTATGAGTTTTGCCTCTGTCAGAATTCACAATCCCATTCAGACAAACTCAGTTTTCGCAACGGGTGagtaaagaaaaggaaaataattctGTATATGTTTTTAGCATTGTTGATCACACTGATGTCatataaaaaatgcatttagaTAAACCATTGTGAGAGGATGTCGGTGCTTGTGCCATCATATAGGGTGGCACTATTATGTACATGCTCCTTCCAGGGTGAATGTTTCATCAAATCTTAAACAAAATCATATCGTTGAATAAATATTTTCCCATGATCAAATTTTGTTTGTATATGATGTATCtgttaaaacattttgtttgttgattGCAGAGGAACGTATGGGCTATCAGTCACTTTCTACTATTAATAGAGAAATTctctttatttctttgtttgctGGTCCAGTTGAAAAAGCTCCAGAGGTGCCCAGAGAGGATCCTTTGGCACGTACAGGCTACCCCTTTGGTGGCATGGTGAAGGACCTGAAGCGGCGTTACCGCCACTACGTCAGTGACTACACAGATGCTGTCAACCCCCAGGTTCTTGCCGCAGTCATCTTCATCTACTTTGCTGCCCTCTCTCCAGCCATCACTTTTGGAGGACTCCTGGGTAAAGAAGAAACCCCAATGAGTCAGATCGCTTgcaaagttcacttttaataaaCAACGTTCTTTCATTTCTAACCCTAGCtgacaaaactgaaaaaatgatGGGCGTGTCAGAGCTTATGATCTCCACCAGCATCCAGGGTGTCATCTTCTGTCTCATTGCTGCCCAACCTGTCCTGGTTATTGGATTCTCTGGACCACTGCTCGTGTTTGAGGAAGCGTTTTACGCAGTAAGAACTGATATTTAGatgtaaaaaacacatgaattatgactaaaatcaagattgttttgtttctttttaatgcTAGTTCTGCAAGTCTCAGAACATAGAGTTCATTGTGGGTCGCATCTGGGTGGGGATGTGGCTGATAATCATCGTCGTCATTATTGTGGCAGTGGAAGGCAGCTTCTTGGTCCGATTCATTTCTCGTTTCACCCAAGAAATCTTCTCCATCCTCATCTCTCTCATCTTCATTTATGAGACCTTCAACAAGCTCATCAAGGTTTTCTTggtttcatccatccatccattcatctatccatccaacCATACATCTTTTCATTTATAACATCTACTTTTTTCATGCTCTCTCCCTTCTTTAGATCTTCAAAACCCATCCACTGGTACTAAACTATGCACAGCTCAATGAGTCCTCAGACAACCCCTTCCACCCCGTTATCAAGAAACAAATTAAGATTCACCCAGATGGCAACAGTTCCATCCATGACCTGGAGATTCCTGGGTCGTTCCCCAACACTGCCCTACTCTCAATGTGCCTCATGTTTGGCTGCTTTGCCATTGCATACTTCCTCCGTGGTTTTAAGAGCAGTCACTATTTTCCTGGCCCAGTAAGATCAAgcttaaaaaaatcaaacatccttcCAGAGGCTGCTGAGATTTTGACCACACTGTGTTTGTTCCCATTTTTGGTCTCACTAGCTTCGTCGCTTGATTGGAGACTTTGGAGTCCCTATTGCTATTTTCTTCATGATTGCTGTGGACATCTGCATTTCAGATGCTTACACTCAGGTAAGTGGGGGGGAGTGGCAAAATAATTACATATTACACAGCTTTCTGTAAACTTTGTTCAAAGCAAAAGGTGTTATATTTCTAATAGGATGGTTTGGTATGTTTTGTCCATTTTCCTGGACATTTCACCAGTCATCACACAGACACAATCGCAGACTCACTTTTAGATACTCATAGTCAATAAAGtctcaaattcaattaattaacactCTGGAAGAAGCAAGATCTAAACCAGAAACATTTGCTTTAACAACCGGAAACCGGGTGGGACCAAGCTCACAGTCACCCCATTGTCCTGTCACTTCAAAAtaagccaaatttaaaaaaaaaaacaatggcaacatttctttctgtgtttgtgGCCAAATGATTCTTCTCCTGTAGAAACTGGTTGTGCCAAAAGGTGTTGAAGTGACCAACCCCAAGGCCAGAGGTTGGTTTATCAACCCCATGGGAGAAAAGAAGCCTTTCCCTATCTGGATGATGGCTGCCTGCTGTGTCCCTGCACTGCTTGTCTTCATTCTTATCTTCCTAGAGTCCCAGATTACAACGTCAGTGGCTAAGAAGGTTTAATATTGcagaattattgtttttaaagttccTATTTTTACATGGGCTCTTTTTGGATTCCAGACTGATTGTGAGTAAACCTGAGAGGAAAATGGTCAAAGGCTCAGGTTTCCATTTTGACCTGCTCCTTCTGGTCACCATGGGCGGGATTTCCTCTATCTTCGGCGTTCCCTGGCTAAGTGCAGCAACTGTGCGATCCGTCACACATGCCAACGCCCTCACTGTCATGTCAAAGGGTCCCAAGCCAGAGATAG
The Gouania willdenowi chromosome 8, fGouWil2.1, whole genome shotgun sequence genome window above contains:
- the slc4a1a gene encoding solute carrier family 4 member 1a (Diego blood group) isoform X1; amino-acid sequence: MENNLTFEEGIDMSNEDNGSAFPSPFLLAPPGLSDTFDMEGGMDGEEENVEEPSPQAIVIPSSSDAFLNQNTNATTRGDAQAYVELNELQGNTWQETSRWVGYEENFNTAAGKWGPSHVSYLTFKSLIQLRKTMSTGAVLFDVNATSLSSVVEKVADELVNKDEIRSSDRDGLLRALLMKRSQTGEPVVTSSGDIQMQTFSVTNKRESSDNVEASIVLSGVLDFLQKPVVAFVRLRDSVVMESTLESPIPVRFVFVLVGPSQAGIDYSESGRAMGALMADWVFCLEAFLAQTDKELTNAIADFMDCSIVIPPTEIQDMAMLEPIIGFQKKMLCDRLRPADSRLAYGDRVKVEKAPEVPREDPLARTGYPFGGMVKDLKRRYRHYVSDYTDAVNPQVLAAVIFIYFAALSPAITFGGLLADKTEKMMGVSELMISTSIQGVIFCLIAAQPVLVIGFSGPLLVFEEAFYAFCKSQNIEFIVGRIWVGMWLIIIVVIIVAVEGSFLVRFISRFTQEIFSILISLIFIYETFNKLIKIFKTHPLVLNYAQLNESSDNPFHPVIKKQIKIHPDGNSSIHDLEIPGSFPNTALLSMCLMFGCFAIAYFLRGFKSSHYFPGPLRRLIGDFGVPIAIFFMIAVDICISDAYTQKLVVPKGVEVTNPKARGWFINPMGEKKPFPIWMMAACCVPALLVFILIFLESQITTLIVSKPERKMVKGSGFHFDLLLLVTMGGISSIFGVPWLSAATVRSVTHANALTVMSKGPKPEIEKVVEQRISGILVAILVGVSIYMEPILKMIPMTALFGIFLYMGVTSLSGIQMWDRMLLLITPKKYHPSEAYATRVGTLRMHMFTLIQLVCLALLWMVKISAFSLALPFVLILTIPLRMFLTGRVFTVKEMKCLDADDAKVKFDDETEDV
- the slc4a1a gene encoding solute carrier family 4 member 1a (Diego blood group) isoform X2 translates to MEGGMDGEEENVEEPSPQAIVIPSSSDAFLNQNTNATTRGDAQAYVELNELQGNTWQETSRWVGYEENFNTAAGKWGPSHVSYLTFKSLIQLRKTMSTGAVLFDVNATSLSSVVEKVADELVNKDEIRSSDRDGLLRALLMKRSQTGEPVVTSSGDIQMQTFSVTNKRESSDNVEASIVLSGVLDFLQKPVVAFVRLRDSVVMESTLESPIPVRFVFVLVGPSQAGIDYSESGRAMGALMADWVFCLEAFLAQTDKELTNAIADFMDCSIVIPPTEIQDMAMLEPIIGFQKKMLCDRLRPADSRLAYGDRVKVEKAPEVPREDPLARTGYPFGGMVKDLKRRYRHYVSDYTDAVNPQVLAAVIFIYFAALSPAITFGGLLADKTEKMMGVSELMISTSIQGVIFCLIAAQPVLVIGFSGPLLVFEEAFYAFCKSQNIEFIVGRIWVGMWLIIIVVIIVAVEGSFLVRFISRFTQEIFSILISLIFIYETFNKLIKIFKTHPLVLNYAQLNESSDNPFHPVIKKQIKIHPDGNSSIHDLEIPGSFPNTALLSMCLMFGCFAIAYFLRGFKSSHYFPGPLRRLIGDFGVPIAIFFMIAVDICISDAYTQKLVVPKGVEVTNPKARGWFINPMGEKKPFPIWMMAACCVPALLVFILIFLESQITTLIVSKPERKMVKGSGFHFDLLLLVTMGGISSIFGVPWLSAATVRSVTHANALTVMSKGPKPEIEKVVEQRISGILVAILVGVSIYMEPILKMIPMTALFGIFLYMGVTSLSGIQMWDRMLLLITPKKYHPSEAYATRVGTLRMHMFTLIQLVCLALLWMVKISAFSLALPFVLILTIPLRMFLTGRVFTVKEMKCLDADDAKVKFDDETEDV